In a single window of the Bacteroidales bacterium genome:
- a CDS encoding ATP-binding cassette domain-containing protein, protein MSEEILKALMQLFAIIAKQDEGVETTQMEYVRTFLQQQLNDEKVKEYFLLFRQYSGLEKSEGEEEEKEEKEEKTTRKLTSVKDSVRILGLCKKINKTLTQKQKVVVLVRLFEIVNADRKFTDQRMQIINTVAEVFKVDKEEFTSIESFVISNEIHQLDNPNMLVINDRNENPPNSAKILKTKNLHGDIFVLKINSVDLYFLKYDGDEDLFLNGLPIRTDRIYLFANGSTVKLPKSAPVYYSDVVAHFMADTVASQISYIARDIEYRFTNGNIGIKDINFSETHGRLIGIMGASGAGKTTLLNVLCGVEAPSKGEVLINNINLHTERSKLEGVIGLVPQDDLLIEELTVYENLYYNAKLCFKDKTDEEIDALVNKTLQNLGLFDRKDLKVGSPLKKTISGGQRKRLNIALELIREPAILFVDEPTSGLSSRDSENVMDLLRELALKGKLIFVVIHQPSSEIYKMFDKMIILDTGGYLIYYGNPVEGVMYFKRLDAQINSDVGECQSCGNVNPELIFNIIEARVVDEFGNYTDNRKVTPEQWHDHYKDLIPYSELKAGEDSPPVNLRIPGWFRQLKIYTTRDFFSKISNTQYVALSLLEAPVLGFILSYIIRYIEDPNSKHYIFRVNENIPIYIFMALIVALFLGLTVSAEEIFRDRKILKRERFLNLSRSSYLISKVIILFTISAIQALLFVFVANSILGIRDMSFVYWFSLFSTAAFANILGLNISASFNSAVTIYILIPLVMIPMMILSGAMFSFDKLNRNLSRVDKTPVLAEFMVTKWSYEALMVHQFKDNRFMKDKLYNIEKEESHSDFKKVYWLPELTERLERINNELNNTRTISMSAGDLLVIANEVTREALTNTDVKPFAHPESLVPGKFDAQTSEELSAYFNALDTYYGKRFERVSKQKDNYFNFFLDKDPDAWDKLRDDYNNEGVSDIVRKVFEKNKILEYDHRLVQHYDPIYQEPYVKDIFTLRTHFYSPEKPFLGKTYDTYWYNMVFIWLLTIILYVALYYEWLLKLINFSERFKKKS, encoded by the coding sequence ATGAGTGAAGAGATTCTCAAAGCGCTGATGCAACTGTTTGCAATTATTGCAAAACAGGATGAAGGTGTTGAGACTACCCAGATGGAGTATGTCCGTACATTCCTGCAACAGCAGCTAAATGATGAAAAGGTAAAAGAGTACTTTTTACTTTTCAGGCAATATAGCGGCCTTGAAAAGTCAGAAGGTGAGGAAGAAGAAAAGGAAGAAAAGGAAGAAAAGACAACCCGTAAACTTACCTCTGTTAAAGACTCGGTAAGAATACTGGGCTTATGCAAGAAAATTAATAAAACCCTTACCCAGAAACAAAAAGTTGTTGTTCTTGTCAGGTTATTCGAAATTGTTAACGCCGACCGGAAATTCACTGATCAGCGAATGCAGATCATTAATACGGTTGCTGAAGTATTTAAAGTGGATAAGGAAGAATTTACCTCCATTGAATCCTTTGTAATCAGCAACGAAATCCACCAGCTCGATAATCCCAACATGCTGGTCATTAACGACCGGAATGAAAACCCTCCTAATTCCGCCAAGATTTTAAAAACAAAGAATCTCCATGGTGACATCTTTGTTCTTAAAATCAATAGCGTTGATCTTTATTTTTTGAAATATGACGGCGATGAAGATCTGTTCCTGAACGGATTACCCATCCGCACCGACAGGATTTACCTCTTTGCCAACGGCAGCACAGTCAAATTACCCAAAAGCGCACCGGTTTATTACAGTGATGTGGTGGCACATTTTATGGCCGACACTGTTGCCAGCCAGATATCGTATATTGCCCGTGACATAGAATACAGGTTTACCAATGGAAACATTGGTATAAAAGATATTAACTTCTCTGAAACTCATGGACGTCTCATTGGCATTATGGGTGCCAGCGGGGCCGGAAAAACAACCCTCCTTAACGTGTTATGCGGAGTGGAAGCCCCTTCAAAAGGAGAAGTGCTGATCAATAACATTAACCTTCATACAGAACGCAGCAAGCTCGAAGGCGTTATCGGACTGGTTCCACAGGATGACCTCCTGATTGAGGAACTCACAGTTTATGAAAATTTGTATTACAATGCCAAACTTTGTTTCAAAGACAAAACCGATGAGGAAATTGATGCCCTTGTAAACAAAACGCTGCAAAACCTGGGCCTGTTTGACCGCAAAGACCTTAAGGTAGGATCTCCGCTTAAAAAGACAATCAGTGGCGGCCAGCGGAAACGACTGAACATTGCCCTTGAATTGATCCGTGAGCCGGCAATCCTGTTTGTGGATGAACCCACATCGGGACTCTCATCGCGTGATTCGGAAAACGTAATGGACCTGCTGAGGGAACTGGCACTAAAGGGAAAGTTGATCTTTGTCGTTATCCATCAGCCTTCTTCTGAAATTTATAAGATGTTTGACAAGATGATCATCCTGGATACAGGCGGTTACCTGATTTACTACGGTAACCCGGTTGAAGGTGTGATGTATTTCAAACGCCTTGATGCACAGATCAACAGCGATGTGGGTGAATGCCAGTCGTGCGGAAATGTGAATCCCGAACTGATCTTCAACATCATTGAAGCACGGGTGGTGGACGAATTCGGTAATTATACCGATAACCGGAAGGTAACACCCGAACAATGGCATGATCATTATAAAGATCTGATCCCTTACAGCGAACTTAAAGCCGGTGAGGATTCACCTCCTGTGAATTTAAGAATCCCCGGATGGTTCAGGCAATTGAAGATCTACACCACAAGGGATTTCTTTTCAAAGATCAGCAATACACAATATGTGGCACTGAGCCTGCTTGAAGCACCTGTCCTGGGATTCATTCTGTCCTATATTATCCGGTATATTGAAGATCCTAATTCAAAGCATTATATATTCAGAGTGAATGAAAATATTCCGATTTATATTTTCATGGCTTTGATTGTAGCCCTTTTCCTTGGACTAACAGTAAGTGCCGAAGAAATATTCCGCGATCGTAAAATCCTGAAGCGTGAGCGATTCCTGAACCTTAGCCGGTCGAGTTACCTCATTTCAAAAGTAATCATACTTTTTACCATTTCGGCAATCCAGGCCTTACTCTTTGTATTTGTAGCGAATTCCATCCTGGGTATCCGTGATATGTCTTTTGTATATTGGTTTTCGCTTTTCTCGACCGCCGCATTTGCGAATATCCTTGGATTGAATATTTCAGCCTCCTTTAATTCAGCCGTAACCATTTACATCCTCATCCCGCTTGTGATGATTCCCATGATGATACTGAGCGGAGCCATGTTTAGTTTTGACAAACTGAACCGCAACTTAAGCCGGGTGGATAAAACGCCCGTGTTGGCTGAATTCATGGTAACCAAATGGTCGTATGAAGCCCTGATGGTGCATCAGTTCAAGGACAACAGGTTCATGAAAGATAAGCTGTACAATATAGAAAAAGAAGAAAGTCACAGTGATTTCAAAAAGGTATACTGGCTTCCTGAATTAACCGAACGGCTTGAGCGAATCAATAACGAACTGAATAATACCCGTACGATTTCCATGTCGGCCGGTGATCTGCTGGTGATTGCCAATGAGGTGACAAGGGAAGCGCTGACAAACACTGATGTAAAACCATTCGCACACCCGGAAAGCCTTGTACCCGGCAAATTCGATGCGCAGACATCGGAAGAGTTATCCGCCTATTTCAATGCGCTTGATACCTATTATGGCAAACGGTTTGAACGCGTCAGCAAGCAAAAGGATAACTATTTCAATTTCTTCCTTGATAAAGACCCCGACGCCTGGGATAAACTAAGGGATGATTACAATAATGAAGGGGTGTCAGATATCGTGCGTAAAGTATTTGAAAAAAATAAAATTCTTGAATACGATCACCGCCTTGTTCAGCATTACGATCCTATCTACCAGGAGCCCTATGTAAAAGACATATTTACCTTACGGACTCACTTTTACTCGCCTGAAAAACCATTTTTGGGAAAAACCTATGACACCTACTGGTATAACATGGTTTTCATTTGGTTGTTGACAATTATTCTATATGTTGCATTATATTATGAGTGGTTATTGAAACTTATTAATTTCAGTGAACGTTTCAAGAAGAAAAGTTGA
- the trxA gene encoding thioredoxin, with protein MVITLTDANFDEMVLKADKPVLVDFWAEWCGPCRVIGPFVKEISEDYSEKVIVGKVDVDSNPGISSKYGIRNIPTVLFFKNGAVADKQVGAVPKGNLVNKVEALL; from the coding sequence ATGGTTATTACACTTACTGATGCGAATTTCGACGAAATGGTTCTCAAAGCTGACAAACCGGTATTGGTCGATTTCTGGGCTGAATGGTGCGGACCCTGCCGGGTTATCGGACCTTTTGTAAAGGAGATCTCAGAGGACTATAGTGAGAAAGTCATTGTAGGCAAAGTGGATGTGGATTCAAATCCCGGTATATCCAGCAAATATGGCATCAGGAATATTCCAACCGTATTATTTTTTAAAAATGGCGCTGTGGCTGATAAGCAGGTTGGCGCAGTTCCGAAGGGCAATCTTGTAAATAAAGTAGAGGCTCTGTTGTAG
- a CDS encoding DUF1987 domain-containing protein: protein METIKIQGTEDTPKIMLDADNEIFEISGRSLPEDVSAFYEPVLNWLNEYAENPNSKTVFNFKLTYFNTASSKLLLDILMKLEEMHEKGQEVLIKWHYPEDDEDMAEAGEEYSDIVDVPFEQVPY, encoded by the coding sequence ATGGAAACGATCAAAATTCAAGGTACTGAAGACACTCCTAAAATAATGCTGGACGCCGATAATGAAATCTTTGAGATCAGCGGCCGCTCATTACCCGAAGATGTAAGCGCTTTCTACGAGCCTGTTCTCAACTGGCTCAATGAATATGCTGAAAACCCGAACAGCAAAACTGTTTTCAATTTCAAATTAACCTATTTCAATACGGCATCCTCCAAATTATTGCTCGATATTCTTATGAAGCTCGAGGAAATGCACGAAAAAGGCCAGGAAGTCCTTATTAAATGGCACTACCCCGAAGACGATGAGGATATGGCTGAAGCCGGTGAAGAATATTCCGATATTGTTGACGTACCCTTCGAACAGGTTCCCTATTAA
- a CDS encoding DUF6427 family protein — MLLKYVNSNRITVIVLFLLVPLLYWIPSLVHLTPLEPAANDVTFGKWISVFSYKYSGLASFIALLLLIVNGYLLLQLNTVHFFIPYRTQLPLFFYLLLTLSINQLHQLTPALVASTLIILMFYRIFHAYKTEGISLNFVDAGLLISLASLFYFPAIFFFPALLTGLVIMRPFIWREWVFAIIGLLIPYGIVFSGYYLLDIPGSELFRGMENTFTHVSRSLRLSQVVNWSYILLFTLIGSYYMSKAIDSMKIHARVFFEMFLVFFLFSVLIFLLVPGSGMPMVYFVAIPLSYLFSHYFIKCERNWINELFLDVFLLLFIWQRIM; from the coding sequence ATGTTATTAAAATACGTCAACAGCAACCGGATAACAGTAATTGTTCTTTTCCTGCTGGTCCCATTATTGTACTGGATCCCTTCTTTGGTGCATCTGACGCCGCTTGAACCCGCCGCCAACGATGTTACCTTCGGAAAGTGGATTTCAGTCTTTAGTTATAAATACAGCGGATTAGCTTCATTCATTGCCCTGCTGCTGTTGATCGTTAATGGTTATTTGCTGCTTCAGCTGAACACCGTACACTTCTTTATACCTTACCGTACACAGCTCCCGCTATTCTTTTACCTGCTGCTTACGCTTAGTATAAACCAGCTTCATCAGCTCACCCCGGCGCTTGTGGCATCCACGTTGATCATCCTGATGTTTTACAGGATCTTCCATGCTTATAAAACCGAAGGGATTTCACTCAACTTTGTAGATGCCGGACTGCTCATTTCTTTGGCCAGTTTGTTTTATTTCCCGGCCATATTCTTCTTTCCCGCCTTATTGACAGGGCTTGTTATAATGAGGCCTTTTATTTGGAGAGAATGGGTATTTGCCATTATCGGCCTGCTGATCCCATATGGAATTGTTTTTTCGGGTTATTACCTGCTTGACATCCCGGGAAGTGAGTTATTCAGGGGCATGGAAAACACTTTTACTCATGTATCACGATCGCTCAGGTTAAGCCAGGTCGTTAACTGGTCCTATATCCTTTTATTTACACTGATTGGCAGCTACTATATGTCAAAAGCGATCGACAGCATGAAGATCCATGCGCGGGTATTCTTCGAAATGTTTCTCGTATTTTTCCTTTTTTCGGTGCTGATATTCCTGTTGGTTCCCGGTTCAGGTATGCCAATGGTATACTTCGTGGCCATACCGCTTTCGTACTTATTCAGTCACTATTTCATTAAATGTGAAAGGAACTGGATTAACGAACTGTTCCTGGATGTGTTCCTGCTGCTGTTTATCTGGCAGAGAATAATGTAG
- a CDS encoding PAS domain S-box protein has protein sequence MKEENRHNILADIVKSESFITALLIGFAFPVIAWTIEFIRDRVNVSFPGIGQIHKQNPVLYLIDFAPVVFVLGAYLIDRLRIKTFNEFQDKIRERDVRMNAMAEFAKKIGEGNYKSNLSIETDHDILAESLLLMRDNLVQNSRKESEQTWIAEGKETISHILRQYNNIDELSSQVIQALVKYTNLIQGAIYLFDDDRKSLNTAATYAYNRKKYSTSEYKLGYGLIGQCAYEMDYIYRTEIPDDYVSVTSGILGDQKPRSLLLVPLITEEKLQGVIEFASLEKQIPEITIRLLKELGEIIARTLFNLKISERTAKLLVESQQMTLELQENEEELRQNAEEMRATQEELKRSNEHLEAKILEVENAQKRQYSLLENASEIIAIYDENMVMKYESPSVIKILGFTPEEMMHGKDIDRLTRKGETSMRNMFKQLLANPDEPVTIQYTYMKKNGQKIFLEATGRNLLTDSAIEGIILNSTDITERKRAEREERLKSKMQALSENSLDLIIRLNLTGQFFYANPVVSNFMNIDPKDLINKTLGELHLSEVLHQYFRETIENIKAYPNKTSAEITVPATIEGVKTDRIMSFAAIPEFNENELETILFVGHDITEAKQIELEIQDKNHKIEDSINYAQRIQSSILPDIRSVREYLPKSFIYYKPRDVVSGDFPWFFQRGDEIYIAVVDCTGHGVPGALLSFVGYFLLNNIVDHDRSMTAADVCDLLHFGVRKTLKQDTEEAEARDGMDIAFCKINHKDKELQFAGAHRPLYQLRDGELLEYKGDRKAIGGIPHRKKEEEKFTNYSIKFKRGDKFFFFSDGLPDQLGGPEEKKYSPKRIRDLILENKYLPIEKYSGLFSEDFERWRGDGKQIDDVLLIGIEF, from the coding sequence ATGAAGGAAGAAAACAGACATAATATACTGGCTGATATTGTAAAGTCTGAATCCTTTATCACTGCCCTGCTGATAGGATTCGCTTTCCCGGTAATCGCCTGGACTATTGAGTTCATACGCGACAGGGTTAATGTTTCATTCCCCGGCATCGGGCAAATACATAAACAAAACCCGGTTTTATATCTTATTGATTTTGCCCCTGTTGTTTTTGTTCTCGGAGCCTACCTGATTGACAGGCTCAGAATTAAAACCTTTAACGAATTCCAGGATAAAATCAGGGAACGTGATGTAAGAATGAATGCGATGGCCGAATTCGCCAAAAAAATAGGCGAGGGAAACTACAAATCGAATCTTTCAATCGAAACGGATCACGATATCCTGGCAGAATCGCTTCTGCTCATGCGCGACAACCTGGTGCAGAATTCAAGAAAAGAATCAGAGCAAACATGGATAGCCGAAGGAAAGGAGACCATATCTCACATTCTCAGGCAGTATAATAATATTGATGAGTTGTCGAGTCAGGTTATACAGGCGCTTGTGAAATACACAAACCTCATACAGGGCGCAATATACCTGTTTGATGACGACAGGAAATCATTGAACACTGCCGCCACTTATGCCTACAACCGCAAAAAGTACAGCACATCTGAATATAAGCTGGGATACGGTTTAATTGGACAGTGTGCTTATGAAATGGATTATATTTATCGCACCGAGATACCCGATGATTATGTATCAGTTACATCGGGCATATTGGGCGACCAGAAGCCAAGAAGCCTTCTGCTTGTTCCACTGATCACCGAAGAAAAGCTCCAGGGTGTTATTGAATTTGCTTCACTTGAAAAGCAGATCCCTGAAATTACAATCCGGTTGCTTAAGGAACTCGGCGAAATTATTGCACGCACGCTGTTCAACCTTAAGATCAGTGAAAGAACCGCAAAACTGCTTGTCGAATCGCAACAGATGACTCTTGAGCTGCAGGAAAACGAGGAGGAACTCCGCCAGAATGCTGAAGAAATGAGGGCTACACAGGAAGAGCTTAAACGGTCAAATGAGCACCTTGAAGCCAAGATCCTCGAAGTTGAAAATGCCCAGAAACGACAGTATTCCCTTCTTGAAAATGCATCCGAGATCATTGCCATTTATGATGAAAACATGGTAATGAAATATGAAAGTCCGTCAGTTATCAAAATTCTTGGCTTCACTCCTGAAGAAATGATGCACGGCAAAGATATTGACAGGCTTACCCGTAAAGGCGAAACCAGCATGCGTAATATGTTCAAGCAGCTGCTGGCCAATCCCGATGAACCGGTGACCATACAGTATACTTATATGAAAAAGAACGGCCAGAAGATATTCCTTGAAGCCACAGGCCGTAATCTTTTGACTGATTCTGCCATTGAAGGAATCATTCTGAATTCAACCGATATAACCGAAAGAAAGCGGGCAGAGCGGGAAGAAAGGCTGAAGAGCAAAATGCAGGCCCTTTCTGAAAATTCGCTTGACCTGATCATCCGATTAAACCTTACCGGTCAGTTCTTCTATGCCAACCCGGTTGTTTCGAACTTCATGAATATTGACCCGAAAGACCTGATCAACAAAACGCTCGGTGAACTTCATCTTTCGGAAGTATTACATCAGTATTTCCGTGAAACCATTGAGAATATCAAGGCCTATCCCAACAAAACTTCAGCTGAAATTACAGTTCCTGCCACAATTGAAGGGGTAAAAACCGACAGGATCATGAGCTTTGCAGCTATTCCCGAGTTTAATGAAAATGAGCTGGAGACTATCCTTTTCGTGGGCCATGATATTACAGAAGCTAAACAGATTGAACTTGAGATCCAGGATAAAAACCATAAGATCGAGGATTCAATTAATTACGCCCAGCGTATCCAGAGTTCTATTCTTCCTGATATCCGCTCGGTTCGTGAATACCTTCCGAAATCATTCATTTACTATAAACCCAGGGATGTGGTCAGCGGCGACTTCCCATGGTTCTTCCAGAGAGGTGATGAGATATACATAGCCGTCGTGGATTGCACGGGCCACGGTGTGCCGGGTGCCCTGCTGTCGTTTGTCGGCTACTTCCTGCTGAATAATATTGTTGACCATGACAGGAGCATGACAGCAGCAGATGTCTGCGATTTACTCCATTTCGGAGTCCGTAAAACCCTCAAACAGGATACTGAAGAAGCGGAAGCCCGCGATGGAATGGATATTGCATTCTGCAAAATAAATCATAAGGATAAAGAACTGCAGTTTGCCGGTGCTCACAGGCCGCTTTACCAACTCAGGGACGGAGAACTGCTTGAATACAAAGGCGACAGGAAAGCAATCGGAGGTATCCCTCACAGGAAAAAAGAAGAAGAGAAATTCACCAACTACTCGATTAAATTCAAACGCGGCGATAAGTTCTTTTTCTTCTCCGACGGACTTCCCGACCAGCTTGGCGGACCAGAAGAAAAGAAGTATTCGCCGAAAAGAATCCGTGACCTGATCCTTGAAAACAAATATTTGCCGATTGAAAAATACAGCGGGCTGTTTTCGGAGGACTTTGAACGCTGGAGGGGGGATGGAAAACAAATAGATGATGTTTTACTGATTGGAATTGAATTTTAG
- a CDS encoding SiaB family protein kinase: MDNKKDVKGFLEFVYEFYKSMKAHEITLVYEGEITHQITKAFTSLTESNMSKEDEPNSVQRKVFHVMVECLQNISKHADDFTSNDYLFSGRGIFLVSKGENEYSVTTGNAVENDKIEYLTELLENINRMDKEELKELYKKQMKEGRLSEKGGAGLGFIDIKRKTNKELEYHFLPISDDTSFFLLTSTISRSEI; encoded by the coding sequence ATGGACAACAAAAAAGATGTGAAAGGTTTTCTGGAGTTTGTTTATGAGTTTTACAAATCGATGAAAGCCCATGAGATCACCTTAGTGTATGAAGGTGAAATTACACACCAGATCACCAAGGCATTTACATCTCTCACCGAATCCAACATGTCAAAGGAAGATGAGCCGAATTCAGTTCAGCGCAAGGTTTTCCATGTAATGGTAGAATGCCTTCAGAATATCAGTAAACATGCTGATGATTTTACTTCCAATGATTACCTGTTCTCAGGAAGAGGAATTTTCCTTGTAAGCAAAGGTGAAAATGAATACTCAGTCACAACCGGCAACGCTGTTGAAAATGACAAAATCGAGTATCTTACCGAACTGCTTGAAAATATTAACCGGATGGATAAAGAGGAGCTCAAGGAATTATATAAAAAGCAGATGAAAGAAGGACGCCTTTCGGAAAAAGGTGGTGCCGGTCTTGGATTTATCGATATCAAAAGAAAAACAAATAAGGAACTGGAATACCATTTCCTGCCCATTTCCGATGACACCTCATTTTTCCTGCTGACTTCCACTATTTCAAGATCTGAAATCTAA